The Acidobacteriota bacterium genome contains the following window.
GCCGATCGTGCAGTACGCACCATCAGCGCCCATCGGAACCGAACCTTCGACGAGCAAAATATATTTGCCTTTATTGTTTTTCATGGTGTCATCGCGGGCCTTTTCAGCCTGAAAGCCGGACGCAGCCATTAGAGTTTCTGTGTAGTCGAGCGAGAGTGTGTCGAAAATGACATCGGCAACGATCGGGTGAGACGAGCGGATAAATGACTCACTGCAGCAGGTGCACTCCTGAAAGTGCAGCCAGACAACCGGCGGACGTGCCTTCTTTTCGAATGCATCAACGACCTGGCCAAAGGCTGAAGCGTTTATTCCTGCACTCGCTACAGCCACCCCGCAGAAATACATGAATTCTCGACGGCTGTACCCCTTCGCTTTCATGGCACGCCAGACCGAGGGAACATTTTTGTCCATAAGACCTCCCTTTGAGGAGAGGCTTCTTGCGGAGATTATCCAGATTGCCGAGCTGCTAGTTAATAGATCCTATGTCAATCTTTGGGTACTCTTCGTATATTGCCTCTCTGAAAAGAACAATAAGCGTTCTGCAACGCCCTGTGATCTGAGTCGATCCCTACTTTTCGTGATTCTGAGAGCAGCCTAAGGTCATATTTGGCAAGTAGCGTTCCAGAACGTTATTTAAGCGATTTGTATATGTCTGGAATTTAATAGATGGCTTCAAGCCCTTCGGGTGCGTATAAACTCACGCTTATGCTCGGAGCGCGCGAACAATCTCACGGATGATCGGATCCTTGGGACATTCATTGGAAGGCAGGATTCAGTTATCAAATGATTGGCGATCAGCCATTTTGAGGTACGGCCAGAGCATATGCGGAGGGCTAGTGGAGAGCTTTTGCCGCCAATAACCTCTCGGTACAGTTCGTGCGTTGGGGTTCAGTATTGCTTCACAGATCCAATCGTTTTGGAAGGTTTGAAAATGTGCTGAACGCGCCACAAAGATGTCTGCCAGAGAGCGGTTAGGGACTTAGAGTTTCATTGCCGTCCTGGCGTTTGCTCTCAGGAGGTGTAAGTACCATGTTAAGGAATAAGTCCGGGCCAGGACTCAGTAGGGGCCGGCTAGTAATCTATTCGATAATTATCACGACAATTATTTCAATGACCGCCGCGGGCTCAGGCTCCGCGGCTTTTTCTTTTCTCGGAGATATATATGGATCTCTCGATACTAGTGCCATAACAGGAACTGTTGTGCATGCCCAGCCCGCACCAACGTGCGTGCCGCCGCCGCCGAATATGATCAGCTGGTGGCCTGGCGATGGCAATCCCAGCGATATTGTCGGAACGAATGACGGCACTCTGGTAAACGGTGCGGCTTTCGCACCGGGCATGGTCGGGCAGGCATTCAGCCTTCAGGCTTCCAACGACTATGTCGATCTTGGCGGAGGATTTAACCTAACCAATATGACTTTGGATGCTTGGGTTCTGATAGATCCGGCAACCAACACCGGAAATATACGTGTAATAAGCAAAGACAATTATCAACTTCCGGGTGCGAGAAAAACATTTATTCTAAAGTCCAGCGCTCCAGGTAGCGGAGGAGTGGATGGCGGGGCCCTGTTCCAGGTATTAACCGACGATGAAGGATTCGACGTTGTGGGAGCACCGTCCGCATTGACTGCTGGATGGCATCATCTTGCCGGAGTAAGGGACGTTTCAGCAAATCGATTTGAACTTTACGTTGATGGAGCAATGGTCGCAAGCAAAACTCCGACCGTACTCGGATCGATCGACTCTGATGTTCACACCGTGATAGGTACGATGAATCCAAGTTTGCTTGGCGAGAATTTCCTGGGGCTCATCGACGAAGTCGAGATCTTCAGCCGTGCCCTCACTTCGCAAGAGTTGGCATCGATCTACAACGCCGGGAGTGCGGGAAAATGCAAGACGGGGGCCTGTACGCCGCCGCCGCCGAATATGGTCGCCTGGTGGCGAGGCGAGGACAATGCCAATGACGCGATCGGTGCAAATAATGGAGCGTTGCTCAATGGAGCCACCTTTGGCAATGCAGTCGTTCATAAGGGCTTCTTATTAGATGGAGTAGATGACTATGTTCGATTTCCTGCTTCAACCAGTCTCGACGTCGGTTTAAGTGACGGACTCACGGTCGATGCGTGGATCAAATCGGCGAACTCGGACGTGGGTGAGCCCTTGAGACCTATACTCGAATGGAGCGGCGAACCAGGCGATCCGAACGGGTTTGGTTCACATTTCTATTTATCCTCGGGACTCGGCGTATTGTTCGCGAACCTGGTCGACACCAGTGGTTCTTTCCACGTTTTAGAATCTGCCCCGGGTGCGATACCCCCAGGTTCCTTCAGTCACGTTGCTTTGACCTATAACAAGACAACGGGAATCGCGAGGATGTATCGGAACGGCGAGATCGTCGCCAGCGAAAATCTCGGTTCTTTCACACCAATGACATCAAAGAATCTATACCTCGGAGCCAGGGTTACTGACGTATACGGTGATCCCGGATACCGGTTTGCCGGAGAGTTCGATGAAGTAGAGGTATTTGCCCGTGAGCTCGCTCAAAGCGAGCTGCAAGCTATTTTTAATGCGGGGAGTGCCGGTAAGTGCGTCGCATCCTGCACCCCGCCTCCGCCCGATATGCTCACTTGGTGGCCGGGTGACGGCAACGCGAACGATATTCAGGGGCCGACTTTCGAAAACGGGGTGACATTTAACGGAGTAACATATGCTCCGGGAAAGGTTGATCAAGCTTTTAGCTTTAACGGAGTTGATTCGTACGTCCGAGCGAATAACACGATAAATATCGATGGCGGGACACAGGCGACTTACGATGCCTGGGTATATCCGACGGCGGTCCCGGAAGCCGGTCTTTATTTTGGGATTTTGGGTGCAGGTGATTCGACCGTGCCCACCTGGACGACGCAACAATGCAGGATTCTCTTCTGGAATCAGGCTGGTCCTCCAACAGGAACACAGGCTCTGATCGCACAGGCAAGATTTTATGTCGACTGCGGCCTTGATGATAACGAGAACCGAATTGGCCGCCTCAGCTCTCAGAACTACCCTATAAACGCCTGGCATTTCGTCGCGGCGACCTTCAACAACGGATCACTCGATCTGTATGTTGATGGTGTGCTGGATAACGGAGATTTGACCGGTACAGGCGGCAGTTCTATCAACACGAACGCACTCGATTATGTTTGGATCGGAGCTCATGTCAGGAATGACAGCTCACTCGTCACCGTCCCGTTCGCGGGACTGATTGATGAGGCGGAGATCTTCAACAGGGCACTTGCCCCAACAGAAATCCAGGCGATATACAACGCGGGCAGTGCCGGTAAGTGTAAGACCCAGAGTTGTACCCCGCCTCCGCCGAATATGGTGAGTTGGTACCGAGCAGAAGACAACGTTGACGACACCATCTCCGGTTTCAATGGGAACGCGCAGCTCGGAGCAAATTTTGCTGCCGGAAAAGTGGGACTTGCTTTCAATTTTGATGGGCAGAATGATTATCTGACGATCCCGCATTATGTTGCCCAGAACACCGGTGCTCAGATAACTATCGATGCATGGATCAATCGGGAGTCGCCAAGAATTGGTGCTACCATCTTCCAAAAGAGATCGCCTGATAATATTGGCGGATATGTCTTCGAAGTTACCGGTCAAGATGAAAATGCACTGCAGTTTGTGCTGATGATCGACGGAGTTTACCACTTCGTAACTAGCCCGCCGATATTGTCGGTCGGGGTTTGGCAGCACGTTGCTGCAACCTACGACGGGCAAGCAATGAAGATCTATATTGATGGTTTAGAGGTTGCAAATGAACCGCTTCAGGGAGTGATCGATCCGACCGAAGATCCGATAGTTATCGGGCGGAATGAGGTAAATAACGGTTTTGCATGGCATGGCCGTATAGACGAGGTCGAACTCTTCAATAGGGCTCTTTCACAAAACGAGATCCGGGCAATATACAATGCCGGCAGTAACGGCAAGTGTCTGCCTTCGGTCACGCCGACGCCGACTCCAACCCCGACGCGAACACCAACTCCATCACCAACACCGACCCCGGGCGTGTGCATCACGGATCCTGTCGTGGTCAACGCCAATAATAGCGGGCCCGGCAGCTTGAGACAGGCAGTTCTGGATGCGTGTGATAGCAGCTTGATCACGTTTGATCCCGCGATCACTTCTATCGACCTCGAAAGCGAGATATTTATCGATAAAAGCCTGACGATCGATGGCGGGAATAATATGGTGAGGATCTCAGGTCAAGGCATGAACCGGGTGTTCACGATCGGGCCGCTGATCGGCAGGGGTGATTCTCCTGGCGGCGTCGGAATCTACGCGACGCTCAAATCACTTACGATAACCGACGGCTTCCGATATAACGGGGGATGTATAGCTAACCTCGATGGCTCGACCCTGAATATCATCAAGTCAGCCGTAACCAACTGTAACGCAGCACCGTTTCCAGATTCTCCCGTAAATGGTGGCGAGACTAGGCCAGCTGCCGTAACCGTCTCGGCGGGCGGCGGTGCCGTTTTCAACCAGGTCTTTGGAACGGTGAACATTACTGATTCGACGATCTCCGGAAACTCATCGAATGGAGCACCCGGCGGCGGAATCTACCACGAAGGTGGCCAGATGACTATAACGAGGTCGACTATTTCCGGCAACAGGACGAACGGAGGTGACGGCGGCGGCATTTATGTAATGAGTATTCCGCTTCCACGGCAAAATCCGGGGCTTGCCCTTGAGCCGGTCTTGAATGTTGCCAATTCAACTATCTCCGGTAACTCCACCGCTATCATGCCGGTCGAGACGGTTCCGAACCCCCTTGAGTCAGGTTCCGGCGGCGGTATCTATGCTGGTTACGGCTCTATCGTGAATCTCTTGAACGCGACTATAACGAACAACTCTACGCCCGGCAGAACAGGAGCAGGAGTTCGCCTGGATAACCTTTTGATGCGACCGCGGGAAGTAATACCTTCTGGGACCAGCCCCGAAAATGGAGTACCTGTCGGTTCGGTTCGAAATACGATAATTGCCGCGAACGGAGAGGCCATAGACGTTCGGGGTGCCTTCTATTCAACGGGTTACAACCTGATAGGCAACGTAGGCGATGCCACTGGCTTCGGTTCGATCGGGGATCAGATAGGTAATCCCAACCTGCCGATCAACCCGCTTCTTGGACCCCTTGGTTCGAACGGTGGTCCGACGCAAACACATGCCTTTCTTGCCGGCAGCCCGGCGATCGATAAGGGCGGCACTGCTCCCGATCTAAACACCGATCAGCGAGGCGAAGGCTTCCTCCGGGTTGTTAATAACAGCGGAGTGCCCCCTGCCCCGGAAGGCAATGACTCGGATATCGGCGCTTTTGAGGTACAAGCAGTAGCACCGACTCCAACGCCGACGCCAACCCCGACGCCTACGCCTACCCCGACGCCGACACCAACGCCGACACCAACGCCGACGCCGACGCCAACGCCGACACCAAGTCCGACACCCAGTCCGACACCAAGTCCGACGCCAAGTCCAACACCGAGTCCAACACCGAGTCCGACGCCAAGTCCAACGCCGACGCCGATCCCTGTTGGACCTTTGTTCTCAGTGAATTCGGTGACACGCAACGAGACGAATGCGGGTACCACCACGTTCAGCTTTGAGGTGATCATTACTGAACTGCCGCCACTTGGGGCTCCAGCCAGGACGGTAGATTTCACAACAGTTGACGGAACCGCCACGGTTGGAAATAACGACTATGTGCCTCGTTCGGGAACCATAACCTTCGCGTCTGATTCACCGACGCTGCAAAGGATCGATGTTCTTGTTAACGGCGACATAACTTTCGAAGCCAACGAGGTCTTCTATATCCGCCTTTCAAATCCGGTTAATGGCACCGTTTTAGGGAACGACGGGGTGGGAACGATCTTTAACGACGACGTTGAGCCTTCGTTCTCGATCAATGATGTTTCAGCTAATGAAGGTAATGCGGGAACGACGGCGTTCACGTTTGCTATCACTCGTTCGGGCAACCCGACGTCGTTCAGTTCGCTGGTGACCTATTCGACGGCGAACCAGACAGCAGCGGCACCGGGCGATTACACTGCGGTCTCGAACGGCACGGTCACATTCTTACCAACCGATACGTCGAAGACGGTCACGGTTCTTGTCAACGGCGATACCGTTGTCGAGCCGAATGAGACGTTCCTCGTCGACATGACGACCGTTTCGAACGGCGTCATCGGCAGAGCGACCGGAACCGGAACGATCCTTAACGACGACGGCGGAATAACGCCGACGCCGACGCCGACGCCGGCCGGAACCCCGACGCCGACACCGACACCGCTTCCAACGCGGCCGGAAGGCGACGTGGTCGACGGCAGCGGCGGACCGCTGGGCGATAATCAGGTCCTGTCGAACGACGTTTCGTACATCCGACAGGTCGTTCTCGGCAACCTGCCGGCGATCCCGGCGGGAGCTCAGTTCCAGGCAGCGGACGTCAATCTAGACGTTCCGGGAGCCTGCGGAAACGCCCAGATCGAGGCCGGCGACGTGACCGTCATCCGCGGCTACAACCTCGGCGTGCTCAACGGCGTGCCGATCACGACCAAACCAGTCTGCGGCCCGACCGCTCCGGTGACGACCTCGCCCGTAGAGCCGAACGCTCGAACGGCTTCACCTGAAGTTGGGCGAACTATTCGGGCGGTGAACACTCAATGGAACTTTACGCCGACGGTAACCGTCGATCTCCAACTTGATGCCATAGGCGATGAGGCATCGACCAGCTTTTCGTTGAACTGGAATCCTGCGATCTTCACGTACGTGAGTTCTAACATGGGAGGAGGTACACCGGCGGGCACGAACCTCGGCCTCAATACAAACCAAACCGGGCAAGGACGTCTCGGTGTGCTGCTGGATGCAACGAATACCTACGGAGCAGGCCCTCGGCAGCTATTGACGATAACGTTCTCAGTTGCTGCTAATGCATCGCCGGGTGTATATCCAATAACGTTCTCTGACACTCCAACCGCTAAAAGCGTTTCGAGTGCTCAAGGAGCATTGCTTCCTACGACGTTCGAAGCGGGGAATATCGTCGTCCACCCGACAGCGGCTGGCGTCTCAGTCTCAGGCCGCGTCATAAATGCAAACGGCCAAGGCGTGAGAGGAGCAACGGTCGTTATCACCGATCCGTCGGGCAACCGACGGGCGGTAACGACAGGCTCGTTCGGCTTCTACAGCTTCGATAGTATTGAGGCGGGCCGTGCCTACATCGTGAGCGTCAGATCAAGCCGTTACCGCTTCTCGGCGAGAACGGTCACGGTACGAGATACGCTGACTGATATTGACTTTGTTGCACAAGAATAGGGATCTTGTGCAACTCAATATTCTACGGGCGGCTCACGCGAGCCGCCCTTTTTAGTTGGTTCAATCGCGAACCCATCGATTTGCTTGACATAACCGACCGAGGTTGTTGTTGCTTTCCCAAATCACTTCTAGAAATGCCCGACAAGAAATCGACTTATGTCGCAGACCGAAGCAGTCATAGGAAAGGAGAAAAGGTATTCGAGCCCGGAGCCTCAATTCGGCGAACCCTCTGACGTCAGCTTTCCCGATAAAATTGAGGATTTGATTACCAATATCGTTGAACCGGCAATAAAGGTGATCGTACGGGACCGCCTTGGCGTTAGTCTCGCCCGGACGATGAACGGCAGATGAATTGCGACTGTTGACCTGGTCAGTGAGGTCAAGACCCATATCGTAGCTCTCGAATAGCCAATTTGGAGCGACTATGAATTAGGTCGGGCAGACGAAGCCGGCTAGGGCATTGCGACTTCTTCAAAGAGCCCTCGATCTGCTCTTGGCCCCGCCAGACCGGCGGGGCCTTTTGTTGTCGAATTCATTTCGGGAGAAACCTTGTTCTCCCGTTTTGGATCCATCGTGGCT
Protein-coding sequences here:
- a CDS encoding carboxypeptidase regulatory-like domain-containing protein; translation: MTAAGSGSAAFSFLGDIYGSLDTSAITGTVVHAQPAPTCVPPPPNMISWWPGDGNPSDIVGTNDGTLVNGAAFAPGMVGQAFSLQASNDYVDLGGGFNLTNMTLDAWVLIDPATNTGNIRVISKDNYQLPGARKTFILKSSAPGSGGVDGGALFQVLTDDEGFDVVGAPSALTAGWHHLAGVRDVSANRFELYVDGAMVASKTPTVLGSIDSDVHTVIGTMNPSLLGENFLGLIDEVEIFSRALTSQELASIYNAGSAGKCKTGACTPPPPNMVAWWRGEDNANDAIGANNGALLNGATFGNAVVHKGFLLDGVDDYVRFPASTSLDVGLSDGLTVDAWIKSANSDVGEPLRPILEWSGEPGDPNGFGSHFYLSSGLGVLFANLVDTSGSFHVLESAPGAIPPGSFSHVALTYNKTTGIARMYRNGEIVASENLGSFTPMTSKNLYLGARVTDVYGDPGYRFAGEFDEVEVFARELAQSELQAIFNAGSAGKCVASCTPPPPDMLTWWPGDGNANDIQGPTFENGVTFNGVTYAPGKVDQAFSFNGVDSYVRANNTINIDGGTQATYDAWVYPTAVPEAGLYFGILGAGDSTVPTWTTQQCRILFWNQAGPPTGTQALIAQARFYVDCGLDDNENRIGRLSSQNYPINAWHFVAATFNNGSLDLYVDGVLDNGDLTGTGGSSINTNALDYVWIGAHVRNDSSLVTVPFAGLIDEAEIFNRALAPTEIQAIYNAGSAGKCKTQSCTPPPPNMVSWYRAEDNVDDTISGFNGNAQLGANFAAGKVGLAFNFDGQNDYLTIPHYVAQNTGAQITIDAWINRESPRIGATIFQKRSPDNIGGYVFEVTGQDENALQFVLMIDGVYHFVTSPPILSVGVWQHVAATYDGQAMKIYIDGLEVANEPLQGVIDPTEDPIVIGRNEVNNGFAWHGRIDEVELFNRALSQNEIRAIYNAGSNGKCLPSVTPTPTPTPTRTPTPSPTPTPGVCITDPVVVNANNSGPGSLRQAVLDACDSSLITFDPAITSIDLESEIFIDKSLTIDGGNNMVRISGQGMNRVFTIGPLIGRGDSPGGVGIYATLKSLTITDGFRYNGGCIANLDGSTLNIIKSAVTNCNAAPFPDSPVNGGETRPAAVTVSAGGGAVFNQVFGTVNITDSTISGNSSNGAPGGGIYHEGGQMTITRSTISGNRTNGGDGGGIYVMSIPLPRQNPGLALEPVLNVANSTISGNSTAIMPVETVPNPLESGSGGGIYAGYGSIVNLLNATITNNSTPGRTGAGVRLDNLLMRPREVIPSGTSPENGVPVGSVRNTIIAANGEAIDVRGAFYSTGYNLIGNVGDATGFGSIGDQIGNPNLPINPLLGPLGSNGGPTQTHAFLAGSPAIDKGGTAPDLNTDQRGEGFLRVVNNSGVPPAPEGNDSDIGAFEVQAVAPTPTPTPTPTPTPTPTPTPTPTPTPTPTPTPTPSPTPSPTPSPTPSPTPSPTPSPTPSPTPTPIPVGPLFSVNSVTRNETNAGTTTFSFEVIITELPPLGAPARTVDFTTVDGTATVGNNDYVPRSGTITFASDSPTLQRIDVLVNGDITFEANEVFYIRLSNPVNGTVLGNDGVGTIFNDDVEPSFSINDVSANEGNAGTTAFTFAITRSGNPTSFSSLVTYSTANQTAAAPGDYTAVSNGTVTFLPTDTSKTVTVLVNGDTVVEPNETFLVDMTTVSNGVIGRATGTGTILNDDGGITPTPTPTPAGTPTPTPTPLPTRPEGDVVDGSGGPLGDNQVLSNDVSYIRQVVLGNLPAIPAGAQFQAADVNLDVPGACGNAQIEAGDVTVIRGYNLGVLNGVPITTKPVCGPTAPVTTSPVEPNARTASPEVGRTIRAVNTQWNFTPTVTVDLQLDAIGDEASTSFSLNWNPAIFTYVSSNMGGGTPAGTNLGLNTNQTGQGRLGVLLDATNTYGAGPRQLLTITFSVAANASPGVYPITFSDTPTAKSVSSAQGALLPTTFEAGNIVVHPTAAGVSVSGRVINANGQGVRGATVVITDPSGNRRAVTTGSFGFYSFDSIEAGRAYIVSVRSSRYRFSARTVTVRDTLTDIDFVAQE